One Mycobacteroides abscessus ATCC 19977 genomic window carries:
- a CDS encoding ATP-dependent helicase translates to MNAYSPAELSRVLGLFEPTDEQAAVIGAPPGPMVVIAGAGAGKTETMAARVVWLVANGYATPGQVLGLTFTRKAAAQLLRRVRSRLARLAGSGILAPVAADEPDPVIATYHAYAGTLLREHGLLLPMEPNARLLTETQLWQLAFRLVCDFDGDLDTEKTPGAVTAQVLALAGQLSEHLVNTTDLLSSHDELERLILTLPPGPRQREGGPSAWLLRLIETQRERTQLMAIVEQLIALMRTRGVLDFGAQMALSARLAADHPIVGQTQRERYRVVLLDEYQDTGHAQRILLSSLFGRGVDPDLALTAVGDPIQSIYGWRGASATNLPRFTTDFPLPDGSPAPTRELRTSWRNPPEALHLANSVSEEARRRSVAVRPLLPRPDAASGRIACALLGDIAAEREWVATQLAAVYEQAHREGNRPPSSAVLVRRNSDAAPMAEALAAQGVPAEVVGLTGLLGLPEVADTVAMLRLVADPTAGPAALRVLTGPRWRLGAHDLVVLWRRATGFGRGGAPAVGPDVGEEADIPCLADAISDPGTPDEYSPEGWKRLTALRRELSALRARLGMPLTDLIAEVQRVLALDVELVAGRRGEGLDQLRAFTDVAAGFAESADQSDPVGVVSAFLQYLDAAWEIEKGLAPVEVAASPGRVQILTVHSAKGLEWDVVAVPHLSAGVFPSGVAAPTWLTSATELPPLVRGDRASQGDQFGVPQLDTEGITNRKQLADAIARHKDSLATRRIDEERRLLYVAVTRCAEQLFVSGHHWGQTGLKPKGPSDFLVELRDVIESAAAEGVPCGTVERWAPEPPAGERNPMLDQTVEAQWPADPLAGRRDDIEAGARLVRAALADGAALTMEDDDDTDGWEADVDALLREREQGHRRPEMTLPQHLSVTSLVELRQDPQALARRLARPRPTRPDLDARRGTAFHSWVQRHYGSVRLIDFEDLPGDGYGSFEDAEDLAALQSAFLESEWADRTPVEVEVPFEISVAGIVVRGRIDAVFGPDSAEDTWTVVDWKTGHEPAGDEMKAAALQLAVYRRAWASLREIDPARVRAVFHYVRSGRTVAPTELPDLPHAEELAELTRD, encoded by the coding sequence GTTGACGTTCACCCGCAAGGCCGCGGCCCAGTTGCTGCGCCGTGTCAGATCTCGGCTCGCCCGGCTGGCGGGAAGCGGGATCCTGGCTCCCGTCGCCGCCGACGAGCCCGATCCCGTCATTGCCACCTATCACGCCTATGCCGGAACGTTGTTGCGCGAGCACGGGCTGCTGCTGCCCATGGAACCCAATGCGCGTCTGCTGACCGAAACACAGTTATGGCAGCTGGCCTTCCGGTTGGTCTGTGATTTCGATGGAGACCTGGACACCGAGAAGACGCCCGGCGCTGTCACCGCTCAGGTGCTGGCGCTGGCGGGGCAGCTTTCCGAGCATCTGGTGAACACCACCGATCTGTTGTCATCGCACGATGAGCTCGAGCGGCTGATCCTCACGCTGCCTCCCGGCCCGCGCCAGCGTGAGGGTGGGCCGAGCGCCTGGCTGCTGCGATTGATCGAAACACAGCGTGAGCGAACGCAGCTGATGGCGATCGTGGAGCAGCTGATTGCGCTGATGCGTACCCGCGGTGTTCTCGATTTCGGTGCACAGATGGCGTTGTCGGCGCGGTTGGCCGCCGATCATCCCATCGTCGGACAGACTCAGCGAGAGCGCTACCGAGTGGTGCTGTTGGACGAATACCAGGACACGGGGCATGCCCAACGCATCTTGTTGTCGTCCTTGTTCGGTCGGGGCGTTGACCCGGACCTGGCGTTGACCGCCGTGGGCGATCCCATCCAGTCGATCTATGGCTGGCGGGGTGCGTCGGCGACCAATCTGCCCCGATTCACCACCGACTTTCCGCTTCCGGATGGATCACCGGCGCCGACCAGGGAACTGCGTACCAGCTGGCGCAACCCACCCGAGGCCCTGCACCTGGCCAACTCGGTCTCGGAGGAGGCGCGTCGGCGTTCGGTGGCCGTCCGGCCGCTGCTGCCCCGGCCGGACGCCGCCTCCGGGCGTATCGCGTGCGCATTGTTGGGCGACATCGCTGCCGAGCGAGAATGGGTCGCAACGCAACTGGCCGCGGTATATGAGCAGGCACATCGCGAGGGGAACCGCCCTCCGTCGTCGGCGGTGCTGGTCAGGCGAAACAGTGACGCCGCGCCCATGGCCGAGGCTCTTGCCGCCCAAGGTGTTCCGGCCGAGGTGGTCGGACTTACCGGTCTGCTCGGACTTCCGGAGGTCGCCGACACCGTGGCTATGCTGCGTCTTGTCGCCGACCCGACCGCTGGCCCCGCCGCCCTGCGCGTGCTGACCGGACCCCGGTGGCGTCTTGGCGCCCACGATCTGGTGGTGCTGTGGCGGCGGGCGACGGGATTCGGTCGCGGCGGCGCGCCGGCGGTCGGCCCAGACGTGGGAGAGGAAGCCGATATTCCGTGTCTGGCCGATGCCATCAGCGATCCCGGTACGCCCGATGAATACTCGCCGGAGGGCTGGAAGCGCTTGACCGCACTGCGACGGGAACTGTCGGCGTTGCGCGCGCGACTCGGGATGCCGCTCACCGACCTGATCGCCGAGGTGCAGCGAGTGCTCGCCTTGGACGTCGAGCTTGTCGCAGGGCGACGCGGTGAGGGCCTGGATCAGCTGCGCGCTTTCACCGACGTTGCGGCGGGATTCGCCGAGTCCGCCGACCAGAGCGATCCGGTCGGGGTGGTCTCCGCGTTCCTGCAATACCTGGACGCTGCGTGGGAGATCGAAAAAGGCCTCGCGCCTGTGGAAGTGGCCGCAAGCCCGGGCCGGGTGCAGATTCTGACCGTGCATTCGGCCAAGGGGCTGGAATGGGATGTGGTGGCCGTCCCGCATCTGAGCGCCGGGGTGTTCCCGTCCGGAGTGGCCGCACCGACCTGGCTGACCAGCGCCACGGAACTGCCCCCGCTGGTCCGCGGTGATCGCGCCAGCCAGGGAGATCAATTCGGGGTGCCCCAGCTGGACACCGAGGGCATCACCAATCGCAAACAGCTCGCCGACGCCATCGCCCGGCATAAGGACAGCCTGGCCACGCGCCGGATCGACGAGGAGCGGCGGCTGTTGTACGTGGCGGTTACCCGTTGCGCTGAGCAGCTTTTCGTCTCGGGGCACCATTGGGGTCAGACCGGGCTCAAACCGAAGGGGCCGTCGGACTTTCTGGTCGAACTACGCGATGTCATTGAGTCCGCTGCCGCCGAAGGCGTTCCGTGCGGAACCGTCGAACGGTGGGCCCCCGAGCCGCCAGCGGGCGAGCGCAATCCCATGCTCGATCAGACCGTCGAAGCACAGTGGCCCGCTGACCCGCTCGCGGGCAGACGCGATGACATTGAGGCCGGCGCCCGGCTGGTGCGCGCAGCGCTCGCCGACGGGGCGGCCCTGACCATGGAGGACGATGACGATACCGACGGCTGGGAGGCCGATGTCGACGCGCTGCTACGGGAACGCGAGCAGGGCCATCGCCGCCCGGAAATGACCCTTCCTCAGCACCTTTCGGTGACCAGTTTGGTGGAGCTGCGGCAGGATCCGCAGGCCCTGGCCCGCAGGCTGGCTCGCCCGCGCCCCACCCGTCCGGACCTGGACGCTCGTCGGGGCACCGCGTTCCACTCCTGGGTGCAGCGTCACTACGGGTCGGTGCGGCTCATCGATTTCGAAGACTTGCCTGGCGACGGCTACGGAAGTTTCGAGGACGCCGAGGACCTGGCGGCGCTGCAGTCGGCGTTCCTGGAGTCCGAATGGGCCGACCGAACCCCGGTAGAGGTTGAGGTGCCGTTCGAGATTTCGGTGGCGGGGATCGTCGTGCGTGGTCGCATCGACGCCGTGTTCGGACCCGACAGCGCCGAGGACACGTGGACGGTCGTGGACTGGAAGACGGGTCACGAGCCGGCGGGTGATGAGATGAAGGCCGCCGCGCTGCAGCTGGCCGTGTACCGGCGCGCGTGGGCGTCGTTACGGGAAATCGATCCCGCGCGGGTGCGTGCCGTGTTCCATTACGTGCGCTCGGGTCGTACGGTGGCGCCCACAGAGCTGCCCGATTTGCCGCACGCGGAGGAGCTCGCGGAGCTGACCCGGGATTGA